Proteins encoded within one genomic window of Aquipuribacter sp. SD81:
- the lysS gene encoding lysine--tRNA ligase → MSDPSAAVAETPAEDPSESREAVEEQVAVRRGKRERILAEGREAYPVEVPRTHRLADVVAHPAWAALTAGEESDDVVSVAGRVMFLRGTGRLAFATLQDGDARLQVMLSLAEVGDDALERWKREVDLGDQVAVTGRVVSSRRGELSVMATAWQMASKALRPLPTLHKGLAEDTRVRRRYVDLVVRPEARETVRTKATVLRSLRETMHRLGYLEVETPVLQLVHGGASARPFRTHLNALDVEMSLRIATELYLKRCIVGGLEKVYEIGRTFRNEGIDSTHSPEFTMFEAYEAYGSYDTMAVLVRELVLDAARATGRTAVPDGRGGEIDLTGPWRTVTVHDAVSGALGEHVTVDTGVEELRRHAARTGVELRPGWGAGEVVLELFEKLVEHTLLEPTFVRDYPAEVRPLARPHRDDPRLAEAWDLMVAGAELSPAYSELADPVVQREKLLAQSLLAAGGDPEAMQLDEDFLRALEHGMPPTGGIGLGVDRLVMVLLGVGIRETILFPLLRPEA, encoded by the coding sequence TGAGCGACCCGAGCGCCGCCGTGGCGGAGACCCCGGCCGAGGACCCGTCGGAGTCGCGCGAGGCGGTCGAGGAGCAGGTCGCCGTCCGCCGCGGCAAGCGCGAGCGCATCCTCGCCGAGGGCCGCGAGGCCTACCCCGTCGAGGTGCCGCGCACCCACCGGCTCGCCGACGTCGTCGCCCACCCCGCGTGGGCGGCGCTGACCGCGGGCGAGGAGAGCGACGACGTCGTGTCGGTGGCGGGCCGGGTCATGTTCCTGCGCGGCACCGGCCGGCTGGCCTTCGCGACGCTGCAGGACGGCGACGCCCGCCTGCAGGTGATGCTGAGCCTCGCCGAGGTCGGCGACGACGCGCTCGAGCGCTGGAAGCGAGAGGTCGACCTGGGCGACCAGGTGGCGGTCACCGGGCGTGTCGTGAGCAGCCGCCGCGGCGAGCTCTCGGTCATGGCGACGGCCTGGCAGATGGCCTCCAAGGCGCTGCGGCCGCTGCCCACGCTGCACAAGGGCCTCGCGGAGGACACCCGCGTGCGGCGCCGGTACGTCGACCTGGTCGTGCGGCCGGAGGCCCGCGAGACCGTCCGCACGAAGGCGACGGTCCTGCGGTCGCTGCGGGAGACCATGCACCGCCTCGGCTACCTCGAGGTGGAGACGCCGGTCCTGCAGCTCGTGCACGGCGGCGCGAGCGCCCGGCCCTTCCGCACCCACCTCAACGCCCTCGACGTCGAGATGAGCCTGCGCATCGCGACGGAGCTCTACCTCAAGCGCTGCATCGTCGGCGGGCTCGAGAAGGTCTACGAGATCGGGCGGACGTTCCGGAACGAGGGCATCGACTCCACCCACAGCCCCGAGTTCACGATGTTCGAGGCCTACGAGGCGTACGGCTCCTACGACACGATGGCCGTCCTGGTGCGCGAGCTCGTGCTCGACGCCGCCCGCGCCACCGGCCGGACGGCGGTGCCCGACGGTCGCGGCGGCGAGATCGACCTGACCGGGCCGTGGCGGACCGTCACGGTCCACGACGCGGTGTCGGGTGCCCTCGGGGAGCACGTGACGGTGGACACCGGCGTCGAGGAGCTCCGGCGCCACGCCGCGCGGACCGGGGTCGAGCTGCGGCCCGGCTGGGGCGCGGGCGAGGTCGTCCTCGAGCTGTTCGAGAAGCTCGTCGAGCACACGCTGCTGGAGCCGACGTTCGTGCGGGACTACCCCGCCGAGGTGCGTCCGCTCGCCCGCCCGCACCGCGACGACCCGCGTCTGGCGGAGGCGTGGGACCTCATGGTCGCCGGGGCGGAGCTGTCGCCGGCGTACTCCGAGCTCGCCGACCCCGTCGTCCAGCGCGAGAAGCTGCTCGCGCAGTCCCTGCTCGCCGCCGGCGGCGACCCCGAGGCGATGCAGCTCGACGAGGACTTCCTGCGGGCGCTCGAGCACGGCATGCCCCCCACCGGCGGCATCGGCCTCGGCGTGGACCGCCTCGTCATGGTCCTGCTCGGCGTCGGCATCCGGGAGACCATCCTGTTCCCGCTCCTGCGGCCGGAGGCCTGA
- a CDS encoding aldo/keto reductase, with product MTDTTSQAGALPAPRIRLHDGHEIPQLGVGVYQVPPPDTAENVETALRIGYRHVDGAQMYENETGVGEGLRRSGVPREDVFLTSKLANGAHRPDDARAAFDRTLEQLGTDHVDLFLVHWPLPTRYDGDFLSTWRVLEELRDSGRARSIGVSNFQVEHLEVLARAGASMPVVNQVECHPYFLNDDVRSWCREHDVVVEAWSPIAQGGVLDDPVVRDVADALGRTPAQVVLRWHLQSGHVVFPKSVTPSRLEENGALFDFELDESQMARISDLDKGEDGRTGPNPDDFDYVG from the coding sequence ATGACCGACACGACCAGCCAGGCGGGCGCCCTGCCCGCGCCCCGCATCCGCCTGCACGACGGCCACGAGATCCCCCAGCTCGGGGTGGGCGTGTACCAGGTGCCGCCGCCGGACACGGCCGAGAACGTCGAGACGGCGCTGCGCATCGGCTACCGGCACGTCGACGGCGCGCAGATGTACGAGAACGAGACCGGGGTGGGCGAGGGCCTGCGGCGCTCGGGCGTGCCCCGGGAGGACGTCTTCCTCACGAGCAAGCTCGCCAACGGCGCGCACCGCCCCGACGACGCCCGCGCCGCCTTCGACCGGACGCTCGAGCAGCTCGGCACCGACCACGTCGACCTGTTCCTCGTGCACTGGCCGCTGCCCACCCGCTACGACGGCGACTTCCTGTCCACCTGGCGCGTGCTCGAGGAGCTCCGCGACTCCGGTCGCGCCCGCTCCATCGGCGTCAGCAACTTCCAGGTCGAGCACCTGGAGGTGCTCGCCCGCGCCGGTGCCAGCATGCCGGTGGTCAACCAGGTCGAGTGCCACCCGTACTTCCTCAACGACGACGTGCGGAGCTGGTGCCGCGAGCACGACGTCGTCGTCGAGGCGTGGTCGCCCATCGCCCAGGGCGGCGTCCTCGACGACCCGGTCGTGCGGGACGTGGCGGACGCGCTCGGGCGCACCCCCGCCCAGGTCGTGCTGCGGTGGCACCTGCAGTCCGGCCACGTGGTCTTCCCGAAGTCCGTGACGCCGTCGCGGCTGGAGGAGAACGGCGCGCTCTTCGACTTCGAGCTCGACGAGTCGCAGATGGCCCGGATCAGCGACCTGGACAAGGGCGAGGACGGGCGCACCGGCCCGAATCCCGACGACTTCGACTACGTGGGCTGA